The following are encoded in a window of Mycobacterium vicinigordonae genomic DNA:
- a CDS encoding SDR family oxidoreductase, which translates to MEIGRVIIFGASGFQGLPQVQLAAASGYQTRAVSRNTQRFAAAEYSGVETVVADYEDSGSLREAFADVDAMFFQAPALGDTDRLARQLDNLIAAATDAGLKLAIINSSMWAPDDPPCGEPVYDGVAAMEQRFVSSGIPYVIFRPTLFMNNLQGHWVKEQIIDGVYPYCHRADMKADWICLEDVAKFMVAALERPDLLGRKIRIGGPQRLTTLQMLEILSEAVGRTIEHQWITPREFGESFWRTFGHTTGLEREAFVNDVDSFYTFNNFAPQKPFECNSIAAVELIPVELTSMRTWAEAQDWTRPN; encoded by the coding sequence ATGGAGATTGGTCGCGTTATCATATTCGGTGCCAGTGGATTCCAGGGCCTGCCGCAGGTCCAGCTCGCTGCAGCCTCGGGCTACCAGACGCGTGCAGTCAGTCGCAACACTCAGCGGTTCGCGGCTGCCGAGTATTCGGGAGTCGAGACGGTGGTGGCGGACTATGAAGACTCCGGATCGTTGCGGGAAGCATTTGCGGACGTAGATGCCATGTTCTTCCAGGCGCCTGCATTGGGTGACACCGATCGGCTTGCACGCCAGCTGGATAATCTAATTGCCGCCGCAACAGATGCGGGTCTGAAGTTGGCGATCATCAACTCGAGCATGTGGGCACCCGACGACCCGCCCTGCGGCGAACCGGTGTACGACGGTGTGGCCGCCATGGAGCAGCGGTTTGTGTCTTCAGGAATACCCTATGTGATATTCCGGCCCACACTATTTATGAATAATCTGCAAGGCCACTGGGTCAAGGAACAGATCATTGACGGGGTATATCCCTACTGCCACCGCGCGGACATGAAGGCCGACTGGATCTGCTTAGAGGACGTCGCCAAGTTCATGGTCGCGGCGCTCGAACGCCCGGATCTTCTCGGTCGCAAGATTCGGATCGGCGGGCCGCAGCGTCTCACGACTCTGCAGATGCTCGAGATATTGAGCGAGGCGGTCGGCAGAACTATTGAGCACCAGTGGATTACACCACGCGAATTTGGGGAGAGTTTCTGGCGCACCTTCGGGCACACGACTGGACTGGAGCGCGAGGCTTTCGTCAACGACGTCGACAGCTTCTACACTTTCAACAACTTCGCGCCCCAGAAACCGTTCGAGTGCAACTCTATCGCCGCGGTCGAACTTATCCCGGTCGAACTCACCAGCATGCGAACCTGGGCGGAAGCACAAGATTGGACCCGCCCAAACTGA
- a CDS encoding FAD-dependent oxidoreductase codes for MPDFDVVVIGSGAAGLCAALEANRAGARVLVAESEAVIGGSSRLSGGIIMAAGTRLQQAHGIEDSVEDLFYEYMTFNQWKLEPAVVHRLVDNARSAVEWLEDMGVEFVPELYPAGKERVRRSHMPAGAGQAVVNVLHAQCKRAGVEFAMGRRIDRLVVSDGRVRGVAAGDDELSANSVVIATGGFAASKEMLQEYWPEGLQGGDWTWYIGEDGHGSRGDAFALGAQVDAQIAGRGRGVMLLEPNFGHNINIYNPGWLIMVNGEGRRFFDETYPYSTTQPAAFGEPKPIYAIWDHGAKCASNEVPDLKDLYMPTEVATSHWQEPILDEMAARGVVVQAESIEKLAAEIGISPENLAGTVATYNRDVRNGKDSAYFKRPDLMRSIDTPPYYATELRFCTIGLTTTGLRINADAEVIDGRSQVIPGLYAAGECTGGIIGDVYMGTGNSYANAVVFGRVAGQSAAASALSRADHDGSV; via the coding sequence ATGCCGGACTTTGACGTCGTCGTGATCGGTTCTGGGGCAGCCGGGTTGTGTGCTGCGTTGGAGGCCAATCGTGCCGGTGCTCGTGTGCTAGTCGCTGAATCCGAGGCAGTGATCGGCGGTTCTAGTCGCCTATCGGGCGGGATCATCATGGCCGCAGGAACGCGGCTTCAGCAAGCACACGGTATCGAGGATAGCGTCGAGGACCTCTTCTACGAGTACATGACCTTCAACCAATGGAAGCTCGAGCCCGCCGTAGTGCACCGGTTGGTGGACAACGCCCGCTCAGCTGTGGAGTGGTTGGAAGATATGGGGGTCGAGTTCGTACCGGAACTGTATCCGGCGGGCAAAGAACGAGTGCGGCGGTCACATATGCCGGCTGGGGCGGGTCAGGCGGTGGTCAATGTTCTTCATGCGCAATGCAAACGGGCAGGTGTTGAATTTGCGATGGGGCGCCGCATTGACCGTCTGGTGGTCAGCGACGGACGCGTGAGGGGTGTGGCCGCCGGCGACGACGAGCTGAGCGCGAACAGCGTGGTCATCGCGACCGGAGGATTTGCCGCCTCGAAGGAGATGCTCCAAGAGTATTGGCCAGAGGGGCTGCAAGGCGGCGACTGGACCTGGTATATCGGCGAGGACGGGCATGGTTCTCGCGGGGACGCATTTGCTCTTGGCGCGCAGGTCGATGCGCAGATCGCGGGCCGCGGACGCGGAGTGATGCTACTGGAGCCCAACTTTGGGCATAACATCAACATTTACAACCCCGGCTGGCTCATCATGGTTAACGGCGAAGGGCGCCGATTCTTCGACGAAACCTATCCCTACTCCACCACACAACCAGCCGCCTTTGGCGAGCCAAAGCCGATTTACGCCATCTGGGACCATGGTGCCAAGTGTGCATCGAATGAGGTCCCCGACCTCAAAGATCTCTACATGCCGACCGAAGTCGCGACTTCCCATTGGCAGGAGCCGATTCTCGACGAGATGGCGGCGCGTGGTGTAGTCGTTCAAGCCGAGAGCATTGAGAAACTTGCCGCCGAGATTGGCATTTCACCGGAGAATCTCGCCGGCACCGTCGCTACCTATAATCGCGACGTAAGAAACGGCAAGGATAGCGCCTACTTCAAGCGTCCTGATTTGATGCGGTCCATCGATACGCCGCCGTACTACGCTACCGAGCTGCGCTTCTGCACGATCGGCCTGACCACGACCGGGCTGCGAATCAACGCCGATGCCGAGGTGATCGATGGGCGCTCCCAGGTCATTCCGGGCCTTTACGCAGCCGGTGAGTGCACCGGCGGGATCATCGGCGATGTCTACATGGGCACCGGCAACTCGTATGCAAATGCTGTTGTATTCGGCCGTGTTGCAGGGCAATCGGCCGCTGCGTCCGCACTCAGTCGAGCCGACCACGATGGTTCGGTCTGA